A window of Cryptomeria japonica chromosome 3, Sugi_1.0, whole genome shotgun sequence contains these coding sequences:
- the LOC131067779 gene encoding protein LURP-one-related 5-like yields MLPLSLLCNLFASRIILPREEEDDSIHEAVRLEHHHSNSSARFLCSSKLSKPFKSSVQNTEISVFSPVVGEEFCSSSVTVLTVRKKALVFSGGGFIVTNSCTGQIAFRVDGRGLSSTNKMILMDHLGKPLLTLHRKAYRILNHWYGFHREQYHGHKSIFSVSKSSMFSKNEVAEAFVGSTRGKKHSDYKVLGNFSERHCSIYNGLGTLVAEVKRKFATSDVMLSKDVFNVVVKVGIDQAFMMALIVILHQMSGEQDSI; encoded by the exons ATGCTGCCATTGTCTTTATTGTGCAATCTTTTCGCCTCTCGAATCATCTTACCCAGAGAAGAAGAGGACGATTCAATACATGAAGCTGTTAGACTTGAGCACCACCACAGTAATTCATCAGCTCGCTTTCTCTGCAGCTCTAAATTATCAAAGCCCTTTAAAAGCTCTGTACAGAATACAGAAATTTCTGTGTTTTCCCCTGTTGTGGGTGAAGAGTTTTGCTCCTCCTCAGTCACTGTTCTGACTGTGAGAAAGAAGGCACTTGTTTTCAGTGGAGGGGGATTCATTGTGACCAACTCATGCACTGGCCAGATTGCTTTCAGGGTGGATGGAAGGGGTCTTAGTTCAACAAACAAAATGATTCTCATGGACCATCTGGGAAAGCCTCTGCTAACATTGCACCGCAAG GCTTATAGAATTCTCAACCATTGGTATGGATTCCATCGAGAGCAATACCATGGCCATAAGTCCATTTTCAGCGTGAGCAAATCATCAATGTTTAGTAAAAATGAAGTTGCAGAGGCGTTTGTGGGTTCTACCAGAGGAAAGAAACACTCTGACTATAAAGTTTTGGGGAATTTTAGTGAGCGACATTGTAGTATATACAATGGCCTTGGCACTTTAGTTGCAGAG GTGAAGAGAAAATTTGCAACATCAGATGTAATGTTATCAAAAGATGTTTTCAATGTTGTAGTGAAAGTTGGCATAGACCAGGCTTTTATGATGGCTTTGATTGTCATTCTCCATCAGATGAGTGGAGAACAGGACTCTATCTGA